The following proteins are encoded in a genomic region of Capra hircus breed San Clemente chromosome 16, ASM170441v1, whole genome shotgun sequence:
- the GPR52 gene encoding probable G-protein coupled receptor 52, which yields MNDSRWTEWRILNTSSGILNVSERHSCPLGFGHYSAVDVCIFETVVIVLLTFLIIAGNLTVIFVFHCAPLLHHYTTSYFIQTMAYADLFVGVSCLVPTLSLLHYSTGIHESLTCQVFGYIISVLKSVSMACLACISVDRYLAITKPLSYNQLVTPCRLRICIILIWIYSCLIFLPSFFGWGKPGYHGDIFEWCATSWLTSAYFTGFIVCLLYAPAALVVCFTYFHIFKICRQHTKEINDRRARFPSHEAAASGEAGHSPDRRYAMVLFRITSVFYMLWLPYIIYFLLESSRVLDNPTLSFLTTWLAISNSFCNCVIYSLSNSVFRLGLRRLSETMCTSCMCVKDNEARDPKPRKRANSCSI from the coding sequence ATGAATGATTCCAGGTGGACTGAATGGAGGATCCTGAACACGAGCAGTGGCATTTTGAATGTGTCTGAACGTCACTCCTGCCCACTTGGATTTGGCCACTACAGTGCAGTGGACGTATGCATCTTCGAGACAGTTGTCATTGTCTTGCTGACATTTCTCATCATTGCTGGGAATTTAACGGTCATCTTTGTTTTTCATTGTGCTCCACTCTTACACCACTATACGACCAGCTATTTCATTCAAACAATGGCATATGCTGATCTTTTTGTTGGAGTTAGCTGCTTGGTTCCTACTCTCTCACTTCTCCACTACTCCACAGGTATCCACGAGTCGCTGACTTGCCAGGTTTTTGGATATATCATCTCAGTACTGAAAAGTGTTTCTATGGCATGTCTGGCTTGCATCAGTGTGGATCGCTATCTTGCCATCACCAAGCCTCTGTCCTACAATCAACTGGTCACCCCATGtcgcctgagaatttgcattattttaatCTGGATCTACTCTTGTCTAATTTTCTTGCCTTCCTTTTTTGGCTGGGGGAAACCTGGTTACCACGGTGACATTTTTGAATGGTGTGCCACCTCTTGGCTTACCAGTGCCTATTTTACCGGCTTTATTGTTTGTTTACTTTATGCCCCTGCTGCCTTAGTTGTCTGCTTCACTTACTTCCACATTTTCAAAATTTGCCGGCAGCACACCAAAGAGATAAATGACCGGAGGGCCCGATTCCCGAGCCATGAAGCGGCTGCCTCCGGAGAGGCTGGGCATAGCCCTGATCGTCGCTACGCCATGGTTTTGTTTCGGATAACCAGTGTGTTTTACATGCTGTGGCTCCCTTATATCATCTACTTTCTTCTAGAAAGCTCCCGGGTCTTGGACAATCCAACATTGTCCTTCCTAACCACCTGGCTGGCTATAAGTAATAGTTTTTGTAACTGTGTTATATATAGCCTCTCCAACAGTGTTTTCCGGCTAGGCCTCCGAAGACTGTCTGAGACAATGTGTACATCTTGTATGTGTGTCAAGGATAACGAAGCACGAGACCCCAAACCTAGGAAACGGGCTAATTCGTGCTCCATTTGA